One region of Termitidicoccus mucosus genomic DNA includes:
- a CDS encoding MFS transporter, producing the protein MKPSKPLHARYKWELLALLCLAFFFHQGDRAIFGVVLPQIRADLLLTGAQEGLVGSVLFFTLAILMPFAGFAGDRFPKTRVITSCLLFWSTATLFTGFAGGVVALVALRSVATAGGEAFYAPSAYSLLAKFHRSTRSIAMSVHQAALYIGVITSGFLGGWIADRWGWRSAFYVFGACGILLAFVFMLRLRDTPENNTAPAAPVGPDLASGRVDNPGATQGRALQNSPVPAPADDTSFLRSLGLIFRTPTALLLTVAFTAIVCVNNAYVVWAPSFLQDKFHLSLTLAGGYSMLFHHLAAMAGVLAGGAFSDFRARTRPTARLELQTIAMALGAPAILWMALAPSLATACLAMGIFGFFRGLYECNTHASLFDVIPPRSRATAVSVMTMAAFLIGSLSPWALGRMKDTFADGSGLSRGFAALAALYVIGAGAVAFARARTFRRDALRTNE; encoded by the coding sequence ATGAAACCCTCAAAACCCCTCCACGCCCGCTACAAATGGGAGCTGCTCGCCCTCCTGTGCCTGGCGTTTTTCTTTCACCAGGGCGACCGCGCCATCTTCGGCGTGGTGCTCCCGCAAATCCGTGCGGACCTGCTGCTCACCGGCGCGCAGGAGGGTCTGGTGGGCTCGGTGCTGTTTTTCACCCTCGCGATCCTGATGCCCTTCGCGGGCTTCGCCGGCGACCGCTTCCCCAAGACCCGCGTCATCACCTCCTGCCTGCTTTTCTGGAGCACGGCCACGCTCTTCACCGGTTTTGCCGGCGGCGTGGTCGCCCTCGTGGCGCTGCGCAGCGTGGCGACCGCCGGCGGCGAGGCGTTCTACGCGCCCTCGGCGTATTCGCTGCTCGCCAAGTTTCACCGCTCCACCCGCAGCATCGCGATGTCCGTCCACCAGGCCGCGCTCTACATCGGCGTCATCACAAGCGGCTTCCTCGGCGGCTGGATCGCCGACCGCTGGGGCTGGCGCTCGGCGTTCTACGTCTTCGGCGCCTGCGGCATCCTCCTCGCCTTTGTCTTCATGCTGCGCCTGCGCGACACGCCGGAGAACAACACCGCGCCGGCGGCTCCCGTAGGGCCTGACCTCGCGTCAGGCCGCGTTGATAATCCCGGCGCGACACAAGGTCGCGCCCTACAAAACTCGCCCGTGCCCGCTCCCGCCGATGACACGTCGTTCCTCCGTTCCCTCGGACTGATTTTCCGCACACCGACGGCGCTGCTGCTCACCGTCGCGTTCACCGCCATCGTCTGCGTGAACAACGCCTACGTCGTCTGGGCCCCCTCGTTTCTTCAGGACAAGTTCCACCTCTCGCTGACGCTGGCCGGCGGCTACTCGATGCTTTTTCACCACCTCGCCGCCATGGCCGGCGTGCTGGCCGGCGGCGCGTTCTCGGACTTCCGGGCGCGCACCCGCCCGACCGCGCGGCTGGAGTTGCAAACCATCGCGATGGCCCTCGGCGCGCCCGCCATCCTCTGGATGGCCCTCGCGCCAAGCCTTGCGACCGCGTGCCTCGCAATGGGGATTTTCGGGTTTTTCCGCGGCCTCTACGAATGCAACACGCACGCCTCGCTCTTCGACGTGATCCCGCCGCGTTCGCGCGCGACCGCCGTGTCGGTGATGACGATGGCGGCGTTTCTCATCGGCTCGCTTTCGCCCTGGGCGCTGGGCCGCATGAAGGACACCTTCGCGGACGGCTCCGGCCTGTCGCGCGGGTTCGCCGCGCTCGCCGCGCTGTATGTGATCGGCGCCGGCGCCGTTGCGTTCGCGAGGGCGCGCACCTTCCGCCGCGACGCGCTTCGCACCAATGAATGA
- a CDS encoding SDR family NAD(P)-dependent oxidoreductase yields the protein MNFKDQHVLVTGAATNSGLAIARAFAAAGARVALNDLDPAATEQAAAELRADTGGEIAAMPADLASRDAVAGLFARIRAEWGRLDVLVNNAVQHAIGHSFLDMPPAVLENVVRVNLLGTFYCSQEAARLMVAQGGGAIVNLGSNAAARAIRNRSAYVATKGGIEALTRAMALELGPRGIRVNTVIPGYIHTSRWDGLAPEVVARRRAIVPLGREADGADIADAVLFLASEQARRITGSRLVVDGGCSVQLVPEAFET from the coding sequence ATGAATTTCAAAGACCAACACGTGCTCGTCACCGGCGCGGCCACCAACTCCGGCCTGGCCATCGCCCGCGCCTTCGCCGCCGCCGGCGCGCGCGTCGCGCTCAACGACCTCGATCCCGCCGCCACCGAACAAGCCGCCGCCGAACTCCGCGCGGACACCGGCGGCGAGATCGCCGCCATGCCTGCCGACCTCGCCAGCCGCGACGCCGTCGCGGGCCTGTTCGCGCGCATCCGCGCCGAATGGGGCCGGCTCGACGTCCTCGTCAACAACGCCGTGCAGCACGCCATCGGCCACTCGTTTCTCGATATGCCGCCGGCGGTTCTGGAAAACGTCGTGCGCGTCAACCTCCTCGGCACGTTTTATTGCTCGCAGGAGGCGGCGCGGCTGATGGTCGCGCAGGGCGGCGGGGCGATCGTGAACCTCGGCTCGAACGCCGCCGCGCGCGCCATCCGCAACCGCAGCGCCTACGTCGCCACCAAGGGCGGCATCGAGGCGCTCACCCGCGCCATGGCCCTTGAACTCGGCCCGCGCGGCATCCGCGTGAACACCGTCATCCCCGGCTACATCCACACCTCGCGCTGGGACGGCCTCGCGCCCGAGGTCGTGGCCCGGCGCCGGGCCATCGTCCCGCTCGGCCGCGAGGCCGACGGGGCGGACATCGCCGACGCCGTCCTTTTTCTCGCCTCGGAACAGGCCCGCCGCATCACCGGCTCCCGGCTGGTGGTTGACGGCGGCTGCTCCGTCCAGCTTGTCCCGGAGGCGTTTGAGACATGA
- the dgoD gene encoding galactonate dehydratase translates to MKVTAIETHICHAWRTNWVFVRVLTDSGPHGVGEATLEYREPTVAQACRELERYLAGRDPFDIEAFWHDTYRDAYWRGGPVLMSALSAVEMALWDIKGKALGVPVWQLLGGRVRDRVPCYANGWFAPAKRPDEFAEKARAAVARGFRGLKWDPFGSAYMNIGKRELDDAIACVRAVVEAVGPEVDILIEGHGRFNVPTAIRIARRLEEFDITWFEEPVPPDNPDALAEVKRRVRVPIAAGERIYSRWDFRNFLQLGCADYIQPDVSHAGGIGELRKIAAMAETHHIAICPHNPSGPVANAATLQLAACTPNFFLLETMSDDVPHRREISTERVGFEAGAMLIPDGPGLGIDLDLEAIARHPYEPRNLRHYTGALTDIRPADAVSYFDHNKTN, encoded by the coding sequence ATGAAAGTCACCGCCATTGAAACACACATCTGCCATGCGTGGCGCACGAACTGGGTGTTCGTGCGCGTGCTCACCGACAGCGGCCCGCACGGCGTCGGCGAGGCCACGCTGGAATACCGCGAGCCCACCGTCGCCCAAGCCTGTCGCGAACTGGAGCGCTACCTTGCCGGGCGCGACCCCTTCGACATCGAGGCGTTCTGGCACGACACCTACCGCGACGCCTACTGGCGCGGCGGCCCCGTGCTCATGAGCGCGCTCTCCGCCGTCGAAATGGCCCTCTGGGACATCAAGGGCAAGGCGCTCGGCGTCCCCGTCTGGCAGCTCCTCGGCGGGCGCGTGCGCGACCGCGTGCCCTGCTACGCCAACGGCTGGTTCGCCCCCGCCAAGCGCCCCGACGAGTTCGCCGAAAAGGCCCGCGCCGCCGTCGCCCGCGGCTTTCGCGGCCTGAAGTGGGACCCGTTCGGCTCCGCCTACATGAACATCGGCAAGCGCGAGCTCGACGACGCCATCGCCTGCGTGCGCGCCGTCGTCGAGGCCGTCGGCCCCGAGGTGGACATCCTCATCGAGGGGCACGGGCGTTTCAACGTCCCCACCGCCATCCGCATCGCGCGCCGTCTGGAGGAGTTTGACATCACCTGGTTTGAGGAGCCGGTGCCGCCCGACAACCCCGACGCGCTCGCCGAGGTCAAGCGCCGCGTCCGCGTGCCCATCGCCGCCGGCGAACGCATCTACAGCCGCTGGGATTTCCGCAATTTCCTCCAGCTCGGCTGCGCCGACTACATCCAGCCCGACGTGAGCCACGCCGGCGGCATCGGCGAACTGCGCAAGATCGCCGCTATGGCCGAGACGCACCACATTGCCATCTGTCCGCACAACCCCTCCGGCCCCGTCGCCAACGCCGCCACGCTCCAGCTCGCCGCCTGCACGCCGAACTTTTTCCTGCTCGAAACCATGTCCGACGACGTGCCCCACCGCCGCGAAATCAGCACCGAGCGCGTCGGCTTCGAGGCCGGCGCCATGCTCATCCCCGACGGCCCCGGCCTGGGCATCGACCTGGACCTCGAAGCCATCGCCCGCCACCCCTACGAGCCGCGCAATCTCCGCCACTACACCGGCGCGCTCACGGACATCCGCCCCGCCGACGCCGTCTCCTATTTCGACCATAACAAAACCAATTAA
- a CDS encoding aldose epimerase family protein: MTTRANPNTPAEAGPPPARFERVVDGKQTGLFVLANRHGVEIRVTNHGARIVSWLAPDRDGNLADIVLGYDTIQDYISSREPYFGAAIGRCANRIARGRFTLDGVEYSIPPNNGPNALHGGPKGFHAVVWDARQPDPRTLELALLSPDGDQGFPGNLRVKMVYTLTDDNELKITYEAVTDRPTIVNLTNHSFFNLHGAGSGDIGGHLLEIRAGHCTPTDAAHIPTGEIVSVAGTPFDFRRPAPIGERKGLNFVLDPYGTRTARPLPIAARVVEPHSGRVLEVRTDQPGLQLYCSDSLPAGITGKQGKPYGRRSALCLETQRFPDSPNHANFPSATLRPGETYRHVCVYKTAVE; encoded by the coding sequence ATGACCACCCGCGCCAACCCCAACACGCCCGCCGAAGCCGGCCCGCCGCCCGCGCGCTTCGAGCGCGTCGTTGACGGCAAACAAACCGGCCTGTTCGTCCTCGCGAACCGTCACGGCGTGGAAATCCGCGTGACCAACCACGGCGCGCGCATCGTCTCCTGGCTCGCTCCCGACCGCGACGGCAACCTCGCCGACATCGTGCTCGGCTACGACACTATACAAGATTATATAAGCTCAAGGGAACCCTACTTCGGCGCGGCCATCGGCCGCTGCGCCAACCGCATCGCACGCGGACGCTTCACCCTCGACGGCGTCGAATACAGCATCCCGCCCAACAACGGCCCCAACGCCCTCCACGGCGGCCCCAAGGGTTTCCATGCCGTCGTCTGGGACGCCCGCCAGCCCGACCCGCGCACGCTCGAACTCGCCCTCCTTTCCCCCGACGGCGACCAGGGCTTCCCCGGCAACCTCCGCGTGAAAATGGTTTATACGCTCACCGACGACAACGAACTCAAAATCACCTACGAGGCCGTGACCGACCGGCCCACCATCGTCAACCTCACCAACCACTCCTTCTTCAACCTCCACGGCGCCGGCTCCGGCGACATCGGCGGTCACCTGCTCGAAATTCGCGCCGGCCATTGCACGCCCACCGACGCCGCGCACATCCCCACCGGCGAAATCGTTTCCGTCGCCGGCACGCCGTTCGATTTCCGCCGGCCCGCGCCCATCGGCGAACGCAAGGGCCTGAACTTCGTCCTCGACCCCTATGGAACGCGGACGGCCCGTCCGCTCCCCATCGCCGCCCGCGTCGTCGAACCGCACAGCGGACGCGTGCTCGAAGTCCGCACCGACCAGCCCGGCCTCCAGCTCTACTGCTCAGACAGCCTCCCCGCCGGCATCACGGGAAAACAGGGAAAACCTTACGGCCGCCGCTCCGCCCTCTGTCTCGAAACCCAGCGTTTCCCCGACAGTCCGAACCACGCCAATTTCCCCTCCGCCACCCTCCGCCCCGGAGAAACCTACCGCCACGTCTGCGTATATAAAACCGCCGTCGAATAA